A genome region from Mycobacterium florentinum includes the following:
- a CDS encoding Vgb family protein: MAISTQSSRYAAPHPVDVAQGWELERVTAPSRLFGANGLRAGPDGRIYIAQVTGSQISALDHRTGELVTASPKGGDIVAPDDVAFDPSGNLYATEVMDGRVSVRDTSGRTRVLRDDVPSANGITFHGGRLFIGECREGGRLLEFDLAGGPPRVLLENVPSPNAMEVGPDGLLYFPVMGANEIWRIDPDGGEPQCVARDLGVPDSVKFDAQGYIVSTQVASGQVLRIDPRSGEQRLLAQLNPGLDNCTFVGDQLFVSNFTGEITEISPNGTTRSVLAGGLNWPMDLAVGNDGQLYVADGTYFYVALPDGSLHTAGMLFSPGYPGFLRGVVASGPGEFVVTTSGGQVSRYRPEASESEVLADGFDQLYGVALSAGGVVFAELGTGRVLSWESGGLEVLATDLREPVGVAIDADGACLVAEAGAGRVVRVNGSRTDTVVSDLQRPQGILVRDGVLYVVDAGAKELIAFDLAGGARRTIASGLPVGPPPGVTPKPLRGMPPFSGPQGPFAGIAAAADGTLYISADGDGSVLALRQTTDGG, encoded by the coding sequence ATGGCCATCTCAACGCAGTCCTCGCGGTACGCAGCGCCACACCCGGTCGACGTCGCGCAGGGCTGGGAGCTCGAACGGGTCACCGCGCCCAGCCGGCTGTTCGGTGCCAACGGTTTGCGCGCCGGCCCGGACGGTCGCATCTACATCGCCCAGGTGACCGGCAGTCAGATCAGCGCGCTGGATCACCGCACCGGGGAATTGGTGACCGCCAGCCCCAAGGGTGGCGACATCGTGGCGCCCGACGACGTCGCGTTCGACCCCAGCGGCAACTTATACGCGACCGAGGTGATGGACGGCCGGGTCAGCGTGCGCGACACCAGCGGTCGAACCCGGGTGTTGCGTGACGACGTACCCTCGGCCAACGGCATCACCTTCCATGGGGGCCGGTTGTTCATCGGCGAGTGCCGCGAGGGCGGGCGGCTGCTGGAGTTCGACCTGGCGGGCGGACCGCCACGGGTGCTCTTGGAGAACGTGCCGTCCCCGAATGCGATGGAGGTCGGCCCCGACGGCCTGCTCTACTTCCCGGTGATGGGCGCCAACGAAATCTGGCGCATCGATCCCGACGGCGGCGAACCACAGTGTGTCGCACGCGATCTCGGTGTGCCCGACTCGGTCAAGTTCGACGCGCAGGGCTACATCGTCTCGACGCAGGTCGCGAGCGGACAGGTGCTGCGCATCGATCCCCGCAGCGGCGAACAGCGTCTGCTCGCCCAGCTGAATCCGGGCCTGGACAACTGCACCTTCGTCGGCGACCAGCTGTTCGTCTCCAACTTCACCGGCGAGATCACCGAGATATCGCCAAACGGCACAACACGATCCGTGTTGGCAGGCGGGCTCAACTGGCCGATGGACCTGGCGGTGGGCAACGACGGACAGCTCTACGTCGCCGACGGCACCTACTTCTACGTCGCCCTGCCCGACGGCTCCTTGCACACCGCGGGAATGCTGTTCAGCCCCGGTTATCCCGGATTCCTGCGTGGCGTTGTGGCGAGCGGACCCGGCGAGTTCGTCGTGACGACGTCCGGCGGTCAGGTCAGCCGCTACCGGCCCGAGGCGAGCGAAAGCGAAGTACTGGCAGACGGTTTCGACCAGCTCTACGGCGTCGCCCTGAGCGCCGGTGGTGTGGTGTTCGCGGAATTGGGCACCGGGCGGGTGCTGTCATGGGAGTCCGGTGGTCTCGAGGTGCTGGCCACCGATCTGCGCGAGCCGGTCGGCGTCGCGATCGACGCCGACGGGGCCTGCCTGGTCGCGGAGGCCGGAGCCGGTCGCGTGGTCAGGGTGAACGGGTCGAGGACCGACACCGTTGTCTCCGATCTACAACGCCCGCAAGGGATTCTAGTCCGCGACGGTGTGCTCTACGTCGTCGACGCCGGGGCCAAGGAGTTGATCGCGTTCGATCTGGCCGGTGGCGCACGGCGCACGATCGCGTCCGGGCTGCCGGTCGGTCCCCCGCCCGGTGTGACGCCCAAGCCGTTGCGCGGCATGCCACCGTTTTCCGGGCCGCAGGGGCCCTTTGCCGGGATCGCCGCCGCGGCCGACGGGACGCTGTACATCTCGGCCGACGGCGACGGTAGCGTGCTGGCACTGCGCCAGACCACGGACGGCGGCTGA
- a CDS encoding GntR family transcriptional regulator, with the protein MPQAIAGDHRYLQIARTLRKEIVDGVYPVGSQLPTEHQLCERFAVSRYTVREALRRLREDNLVASRPRAGTRVVPRPASSSYAQDALSIDDLLAFAAGAQLTIESNAMVTIDDDLAARTGLEVGSQWLSVRGYRQADGASVPMCRTEYYISRSFAAVGRLLQRHAGPIFPLIEDLFGVSIAQLHQEIAAVLLSPELADGLGVEAGTAALQMRRTYTTSDGEVAQVTINTHLSSRFRYAMTMRRVTGQAG; encoded by the coding sequence ATGCCCCAGGCCATCGCGGGCGACCACCGCTACCTACAGATCGCACGCACGCTGCGTAAGGAGATCGTCGACGGCGTCTACCCGGTGGGCTCGCAGCTGCCGACCGAGCACCAATTGTGCGAGCGTTTCGCGGTGAGCCGCTATACCGTCCGCGAAGCGCTGCGCCGGTTGCGGGAGGACAACCTGGTCGCGTCTCGACCGCGGGCGGGCACCCGGGTGGTTCCCCGTCCGGCATCGAGTTCCTATGCCCAGGACGCACTCTCGATCGACGACCTGCTCGCGTTCGCGGCCGGCGCGCAGCTGACCATCGAATCCAACGCGATGGTGACGATCGACGACGACCTCGCGGCTCGGACCGGACTCGAGGTCGGCAGCCAGTGGCTGTCGGTCCGCGGCTACCGGCAGGCCGACGGGGCGTCGGTGCCGATGTGCCGCACGGAGTACTACATCAGCCGGAGTTTCGCCGCGGTCGGCAGGCTGCTGCAACGCCATGCCGGCCCCATTTTTCCGTTGATCGAGGACCTGTTCGGCGTCAGCATCGCGCAGTTGCACCAGGAGATCGCCGCCGTCCTGCTATCGCCAGAACTGGCCGACGGCCTGGGCGTCGAAGCGGGGACGGCCGCGCTGCAGATGCGGCGCACGTACACGACCTCCGACGGCGAGGTGGCTCAGGTGACGATCAACACCCACCTCTCGTCGAGGTTTCGCTACGCGATGACCATGCGTCGCGTGACTGGTCAGGCCGGTTGA
- a CDS encoding AMP-binding protein translates to MITRAAHDTALASEAYRRSLWVHTTLADSLRTAAELSPGRTVLVDKDIRLDCASLYAQASALAAAMLARMPTGSVVSFMLPNWHEAAVVYLAATLAGMVVNPILPSLRDHDLRFVLEDASTAMVFVPGHYGGHDYAGMLERVTAALSPAPAVVVVRGDPGPHTSYAALLAERRDAAFPALDPDAVRMILYTSGTTSRPKGVLHTHNSIHALIFQIRDHWMIEPGDKFLVPSPIAHIGGSIYAFECPLLLGTTAVLMDRWEPSQAVALMDAERCTHMAGATPFLQQLLSAAQRAETHLPDLKVFVCGGASVSPPLIRRATQYFEHAVVTRVYGCTEVPVATVGAPRPGEADHAADTDGRPGIAEIKLVAHEAAPAGDGEICVRGPQMLVGYRHPEDESLDSAGFFRTGDLGRWVDQKYLVVTGRAKDVIIRSGENISAKEVEDLLADHPGIAEIAVVGLPDERTGERACAVIVPSGTEHPDVASLLALLVSKGVAKFKAPEQVVIADALPKNDAGKVLKHRIRASLLRTGTEDG, encoded by the coding sequence GTGATCACCCGGGCCGCGCACGACACCGCACTTGCCTCCGAGGCATATCGCCGCTCGCTGTGGGTGCACACCACGTTGGCCGATTCACTGCGCACCGCGGCGGAGCTATCACCGGGGCGAACGGTTCTGGTGGACAAAGACATTCGGCTGGATTGCGCCTCACTGTACGCACAGGCCAGCGCGCTGGCGGCAGCGATGCTGGCGCGGATGCCGACCGGCAGCGTCGTGTCGTTCATGCTGCCGAACTGGCACGAGGCCGCCGTCGTCTATCTGGCCGCGACACTGGCCGGAATGGTGGTGAACCCGATCCTGCCCTCGCTGCGCGACCACGACCTGCGTTTTGTCCTCGAAGACGCGTCTACTGCAATGGTTTTCGTCCCGGGTCACTACGGCGGGCATGACTACGCGGGGATGCTCGAACGCGTGACGGCCGCGCTGAGCCCGGCGCCGGCCGTGGTGGTGGTGCGCGGCGACCCCGGTCCGCACACCTCGTACGCAGCGCTACTGGCCGAGCGGCGCGACGCGGCATTTCCGGCGCTGGATCCCGATGCCGTGCGGATGATTCTCTACACATCCGGCACCACAAGTCGCCCGAAAGGCGTCCTGCACACCCATAATTCGATACACGCCCTGATCTTTCAGATCCGCGACCACTGGATGATCGAACCCGGCGACAAATTCCTGGTCCCGTCGCCGATCGCCCACATCGGTGGCTCTATATACGCGTTCGAATGCCCGCTGCTGCTGGGAACGACGGCAGTGCTGATGGACCGCTGGGAACCTTCGCAGGCGGTCGCGTTGATGGACGCCGAACGCTGTACCCACATGGCCGGGGCCACCCCGTTTTTGCAGCAGCTGTTGTCCGCCGCCCAGCGCGCCGAAACCCACCTGCCCGACTTGAAGGTGTTCGTCTGCGGCGGCGCATCCGTATCGCCGCCGCTGATCCGCCGCGCTACCCAGTATTTCGAGCATGCGGTGGTCACCCGGGTGTACGGATGCACGGAAGTGCCCGTCGCGACGGTCGGCGCCCCGCGGCCCGGCGAAGCCGATCACGCGGCGGACACCGACGGCAGGCCCGGGATCGCCGAGATCAAGCTCGTCGCGCACGAGGCGGCGCCCGCCGGTGACGGGGAGATCTGTGTGCGCGGCCCGCAGATGCTGGTGGGCTACCGTCATCCCGAAGACGAATCTTTGGATTCCGCAGGCTTTTTCCGCACCGGGGACCTCGGGCGCTGGGTCGATCAGAAGTACCTGGTCGTGACCGGCCGGGCCAAGGACGTCATCATCCGCAGCGGTGAGAACATTTCGGCCAAGGAGGTCGAGGACCTGCTCGCCGACCATCCCGGCATCGCCGAAATCGCGGTCGTCGGACTGCCCGACGAGCGCACCGGCGAGCGGGCGTGTGCCGTGATCGTTCCCTCGGGCACCGAGCACCCGGACGTCGCGAGTCTGCTTGCGCTGCTGGTGAGCAAGGGCGTCGCCAAATTCAAGGCACCGGAACAGGTCGTGATCGCCGACGCGCTGCCGAAGAACGACGCCGGAAAGGTTCTCAAGCATCGGATCCGGGCGTCATTGCTGCGGACGGGAACCGAGGATGGGTGA
- a CDS encoding SDR family NAD(P)-dependent oxidoreductase: MGEMQVAIVTGASSGIGLGCAVKLAEMGMAVVGSGRDRDRLAELEKAIGDPDRVATLAVDLTDDDAPRRIVDLAVGRWGRIDFLINNAGVGSPKPLHETDDETLDYFLGLMLRAPFRLAREVLPHMSPGSAIINVTSTFAVVGGLRGGAYSAAKGGLTALTTHIACQYGASGIRCNAVAPGVTVTPMVEKRLADERFRKINTEMTPHQRLGRIDDIASTVAFLCSPGGSFINGQTIVVDGGWSSTKYLSESALNSRWIEQ; encoded by the coding sequence ATGGGTGAGATGCAGGTCGCTATCGTCACGGGAGCCAGCAGCGGTATCGGCTTGGGCTGCGCGGTAAAACTGGCCGAAATGGGCATGGCGGTCGTGGGCAGCGGCCGGGACCGAGACCGGCTCGCCGAACTCGAAAAGGCGATCGGCGATCCGGATCGCGTCGCCACCCTCGCGGTCGACCTGACCGACGATGACGCGCCGCGACGCATCGTGGACCTCGCGGTCGGGCGATGGGGTCGCATCGACTTCCTGATCAACAACGCCGGCGTGGGCAGCCCCAAACCGCTGCACGAGACGGACGACGAAACCCTGGACTATTTCCTGGGTTTGATGCTGCGGGCACCGTTTCGGCTCGCTCGCGAGGTGCTGCCGCACATGTCACCCGGATCGGCGATCATCAACGTGACGTCGACATTCGCGGTCGTCGGCGGCTTGCGCGGCGGCGCCTACTCCGCCGCCAAGGGCGGGCTGACCGCCCTGACCACCCACATCGCCTGCCAGTACGGCGCGTCGGGGATCCGCTGCAATGCCGTCGCACCCGGGGTGACGGTGACGCCAATGGTCGAGAAGCGCTTGGCGGACGAGCGATTCCGCAAGATCAACACCGAGATGACCCCGCATCAACGGTTGGGCCGCATCGACGACATCGCCAGCACCGTCGCCTTCCTGTGCTCGCCGGGCGGAAGTTTCATCAACGGCCAAACGATCGTCGTGGACGGCGGCTGGAGTTCGACGAAGTACCTGTCCGAGTCCGCGCTGAATTCGCGGTGGATCGAGCAATGA
- a CDS encoding AMP-binding protein has translation MNLFAMLEQAASRFPDRGAVYLGNHRVCTWVELRDRALRLAASIRQQHGAGARIAIATHNRPEIIELMFAIWAAECVVVPINYKLHPREMAQILEDAGAARVFASSAIGGELASLTATPTEVIDSGDYSRRFAAAPWAPPRTDPAALAWLFYTSGTTGRSKGAMLSHRNLTAMTVAHLADIDDPDEGCSLVHAAPMSHGSGLYVLPYVLRAARQVVPSSGAFDPDEFLDLCAQHPAASAFLAPTMVQRLVDTGRGRTASLKKIVYGGGPMYVESLRKAITAFGPIFAQIYGQGESPMTITGLRGVDHESGDDAILGSVGYARSGMEVAVLRADGQRAPVGEIGEIVCSGDAVMSGYWRNPDATAATLKDGWLYTGDMGSFDSRGYLTLRDRSKDVVISGGSNIYPREVEEVLLEHPGVAEACVVGTPDAEWGEVVVAFIVGAVDPAALDAHLLRRIARFKRPKRYEFVDELPKNSYGKVLRRELRASLAR, from the coding sequence ATGAATCTGTTTGCGATGCTCGAGCAGGCCGCAAGCCGGTTCCCCGATCGCGGCGCCGTGTACCTCGGCAATCACCGGGTCTGCACGTGGGTTGAGTTGCGGGACAGGGCGTTACGCCTGGCCGCGTCGATCCGCCAACAGCACGGGGCGGGTGCTCGTATCGCGATCGCGACCCACAACCGCCCCGAGATCATCGAGTTGATGTTCGCGATCTGGGCCGCCGAGTGCGTCGTCGTCCCGATCAACTACAAGCTGCATCCGCGCGAGATGGCGCAGATCCTCGAGGACGCGGGCGCGGCTCGGGTGTTCGCCTCGTCCGCCATCGGCGGCGAGCTTGCGTCGTTGACCGCGACACCGACGGAAGTCATTGACTCCGGGGACTATTCGCGACGATTCGCCGCCGCGCCGTGGGCTCCGCCGCGCACCGACCCGGCGGCGCTGGCGTGGCTGTTCTACACCAGCGGAACCACCGGCCGGTCCAAGGGCGCGATGCTGTCGCACCGCAACCTCACGGCGATGACGGTCGCCCACCTGGCCGACATCGACGATCCGGACGAGGGCTGCAGCCTCGTGCATGCGGCGCCGATGTCGCACGGCTCCGGCCTGTACGTGCTGCCGTACGTGCTGCGCGCCGCCCGTCAGGTGGTGCCGTCCTCGGGTGCATTCGATCCCGACGAGTTTCTCGATCTCTGCGCGCAGCACCCGGCCGCCAGCGCATTTCTGGCTCCCACGATGGTGCAGCGGCTGGTCGATACGGGCCGCGGCCGTACGGCCAGTCTCAAGAAGATCGTCTACGGCGGTGGGCCCATGTATGTCGAAAGCCTGCGCAAGGCGATCACGGCGTTCGGCCCGATCTTCGCGCAGATTTACGGGCAGGGCGAGTCCCCGATGACCATCACCGGGCTGCGCGGCGTCGATCACGAGTCGGGCGACGACGCCATTCTCGGTTCGGTCGGTTATGCGCGCTCGGGAATGGAGGTCGCGGTGCTGCGCGCGGACGGTCAGCGGGCACCCGTCGGCGAGATCGGCGAAATCGTCTGCAGCGGAGACGCGGTGATGTCCGGATACTGGCGAAACCCCGACGCGACCGCTGCCACGCTCAAAGATGGCTGGCTCTACACCGGTGACATGGGTTCCTTCGACTCGCGGGGTTATCTGACGCTGCGCGATCGGTCGAAAGATGTTGTCATCAGCGGTGGGAGCAACATCTACCCCCGGGAGGTGGAGGAGGTGCTGCTCGAGCACCCCGGAGTCGCCGAGGCATGCGTGGTGGGCACGCCCGACGCCGAGTGGGGCGAGGTGGTGGTCGCGTTCATCGTCGGCGCGGTCGACCCGGCCGCTTTGGACGCGCATCTGTTGCGGCGCATTGCCCGTTTCAAACGACCCAAGCGGTACGAATTCGTCGACGAGTTACCGAAAAACAGCTACGGCAAGGTGCTCAGGCGGGAACTGCGGGCCAGCTTGGCGCGGTGA
- a CDS encoding NDMA-dependent alcohol dehydrogenase has translation MIRGVGQDWEIREIELDPPRAGEVLVRMAVAGVCHSDDHLFTGDVVPTPEVLAASGQPAPDWFPLLGGHEGAGAVAEVGPGVTTVRPGDHVALSFIPACGSCRFCVNGQSYICDIGASLFRREMPTDGTCRRHLGDENLLAYGQLGTFAEYAVLSEKSVIKIDDAIPFHAASLVSCGVSTGWGSATISAGTEPGDTVVVIGTGGVGMNALQGARAVGATYVVGVDPVDSKRDSAKFFGATHTAASAEEAIPLVREITGGLMADRVVVCPGVVHVDLIPLALTLLRKGGICVLTGITPYTEPPTPLVLQEMTLSAKQLRGALYGGMNPRTSVPLLLSLYQAGALKLDELVTRHYRLEDINEAMTDLREGRNIRGVIDFAGT, from the coding sequence GTGATTCGCGGGGTCGGCCAGGACTGGGAGATCCGCGAGATCGAGCTAGATCCGCCCCGCGCCGGTGAGGTCCTGGTGCGGATGGCCGTCGCCGGGGTCTGCCACTCCGACGACCACCTGTTCACCGGCGACGTCGTGCCGACCCCCGAGGTGCTGGCCGCCAGCGGCCAGCCCGCACCGGACTGGTTCCCGCTGCTCGGCGGTCACGAGGGTGCCGGTGCGGTCGCCGAGGTCGGGCCGGGCGTGACGACGGTGCGGCCCGGCGATCACGTGGCGCTGTCGTTCATTCCGGCGTGCGGCAGTTGCCGGTTCTGCGTGAACGGGCAGAGCTACATCTGCGACATCGGCGCCAGCCTGTTCCGGCGGGAGATGCCGACCGACGGAACGTGTCGCCGGCACCTCGGCGACGAAAACCTGTTGGCCTACGGTCAACTCGGCACGTTTGCCGAATATGCGGTGCTGTCGGAGAAGTCCGTCATCAAGATCGACGACGCGATCCCCTTCCATGCCGCCTCCCTGGTGTCGTGCGGGGTCAGCACCGGCTGGGGCTCCGCGACGATCTCGGCCGGCACCGAGCCCGGCGACACCGTCGTGGTCATCGGCACCGGCGGGGTCGGGATGAACGCCCTGCAGGGCGCGCGAGCTGTCGGCGCAACCTATGTTGTCGGGGTGGATCCGGTTGACTCCAAACGGGATTCGGCCAAGTTCTTCGGGGCCACCCATACCGCCGCGTCGGCCGAGGAAGCGATCCCGTTGGTCAGGGAGATCACCGGCGGCCTGATGGCCGACCGGGTGGTGGTCTGTCCCGGCGTGGTGCACGTCGACTTGATCCCGTTGGCGCTCACGCTGCTGCGCAAGGGCGGGATCTGCGTGCTCACCGGTATCACCCCGTACACCGAACCTCCGACACCGTTGGTTCTGCAGGAGATGACGCTGTCGGCCAAACAACTCCGCGGGGCTCTGTACGGCGGGATGAACCCGCGCACCAGCGTGCCGCTGCTGTTGTCGTTGTATCAGGCGGGCGCACTCAAACTCGACGAGCTGGTCACCCGCCACTATCGGCTCGAGGACATCAACGAGGCGATGACGGATTTGCGCGAGGGCCGCAACATTCGCGGCGTGATCGATTTCGCCGGTACGTGA
- a CDS encoding SRPBCC family protein: MSWWTVHTDRTLSELVPAPPDAVRDYYVDLNNIKLVHPLIVSVESVSRSETQDGYQQTYRVVDRIPLGPFTIRTSYQARLRVPASGVVLTEADQSPGVRLRGTVSFEPVDGGTRVTERIGFTAPRPLAGVTVREGVKAHIKMLAGIRSHFESG; this comes from the coding sequence ATGAGCTGGTGGACCGTGCACACCGACCGGACGCTGTCCGAGCTGGTGCCCGCGCCGCCCGACGCGGTGCGCGACTATTACGTGGACCTGAACAACATCAAGCTCGTCCACCCGCTGATCGTGTCCGTGGAATCGGTGTCCCGCAGCGAAACCCAGGACGGCTACCAGCAGACCTACCGGGTGGTCGACCGAATCCCGTTGGGGCCATTCACGATCCGCACCTCCTATCAGGCCAGGCTGCGAGTGCCCGCCAGCGGCGTTGTGCTCACCGAGGCCGATCAGTCACCCGGGGTGCGGCTGCGCGGCACGGTGAGTTTCGAACCGGTCGACGGCGGCACCCGGGTCACCGAGCGGATAGGGTTCACCGCCCCGCGGCCGTTGGCCGGGGTGACCGTCCGCGAGGGGGTCAAGGCACACATCAAGATGCTGGCCGGCATTCGGAGTCACTTCGAGTCCGGATGA
- a CDS encoding nuclear transport factor 2 family protein encodes MGNQGHVVERYLECLAAHDWDGLADTIAEEGLTREGPFCDVVDGKARYVAYLRKVCTNLKGHRLHVQRVSHVDSRMSFAELSETFEIDGVATTWPECILFEQDNDGLIARVSVFFKQRHADNT; translated from the coding sequence ATGGGCAACCAAGGTCACGTGGTCGAGCGCTACCTGGAATGCCTGGCCGCCCACGACTGGGACGGACTGGCCGACACCATCGCCGAGGAAGGCCTGACCCGGGAGGGTCCGTTCTGCGATGTCGTCGACGGCAAGGCGCGCTACGTCGCCTATCTGCGCAAGGTATGCACCAATCTCAAGGGCCACCGGTTGCACGTGCAGCGGGTCTCACACGTGGACTCCCGGATGTCGTTCGCCGAGCTGTCCGAGACGTTCGAGATCGACGGCGTCGCGACGACGTGGCCCGAATGCATCCTGTTCGAGCAAGACAACGACGGCTTGATCGCTCGGGTCAGCGTGTTTTTCAAGCAGCGCCACGCCGACAACACGTAG
- a CDS encoding DUF899 domain-containing protein, which translates to MDTPPIVSAQEWAAEHQRLLVKEKEVLRAHDALAAMRRRMPWLAVDQQYEFDAPDGRVNLLELFEGRRQLIVYRAFFGPDVHGWPDHACRGCSMIADHIGNLAHLNARDTTLVFASRAPQPDIDRLKARMGWQMPWYTITDSFDVDFGVHEWHGTNAFIRDGDRVFRTYFINNRGDEVLGNTWSFLDMTALGRQEAWEDSPPGYPQTAPYEWWDWHDAYGQHEPSRWFGEPDPNDPNDQRPPRKRV; encoded by the coding sequence ATGGACACACCACCGATCGTGTCGGCGCAGGAGTGGGCGGCCGAGCATCAGCGGCTGCTGGTCAAGGAGAAGGAGGTGCTGCGCGCCCATGATGCGCTGGCGGCCATGCGGCGGCGCATGCCGTGGCTGGCAGTGGACCAGCAGTACGAATTCGATGCGCCGGACGGCCGGGTGAACCTGCTGGAGCTCTTCGAAGGCCGGCGCCAGTTGATCGTCTACCGTGCCTTTTTCGGGCCCGACGTCCACGGCTGGCCCGACCACGCCTGCCGCGGCTGCTCGATGATCGCCGACCACATCGGGAATCTCGCCCATCTCAACGCGCGCGACACCACCTTGGTGTTCGCCTCGCGTGCACCCCAGCCCGACATCGACCGCCTCAAGGCGCGGATGGGCTGGCAAATGCCGTGGTACACGATCACGGACAGCTTCGATGTCGACTTCGGCGTGCACGAGTGGCACGGCACGAACGCCTTCATCCGGGACGGCGACCGGGTTTTCCGCACCTACTTCATCAACAACCGGGGCGACGAGGTGCTGGGCAACACGTGGAGCTTCCTGGACATGACGGCGCTGGGGCGCCAGGAGGCCTGGGAGGACTCGCCGCCGGGGTACCCGCAGACCGCGCCGTACGAGTGGTGGGACTGGCATGACGCCTACGGGCAGCACGAGCCGTCGCGGTGGTTCGGCGAACCCGACCCGAACGATCCCAACGACCAACGGCCGCCGCGTAAACGCGTTTGA
- a CDS encoding SDR family NAD(P)-dependent oxidoreductase — MNRSNQKLAGTTAIVTGASRGFGRAIAAALTEAGAGVVGIARTAALLDEVRGELGDSFIPVVADAADPATAGELIDKYNPRTLVLCAGSAPRMSPLQEQSWETFSANWNVDVAQAFHWTRHALARPLAPGSAVILMSSGAAVNGSPLSGGYAGAKSTVRFIAGYAAGESDRAGLGITFVSVLPRLTAATELGAKAVAAYAERQGVDVDTFVASTGPALTAELVGSSVSAIAGGEPGHHGSYLLTASGLSSLT, encoded by the coding sequence ATGAACCGGTCCAACCAGAAACTTGCGGGCACCACCGCGATCGTGACCGGTGCGAGTCGCGGGTTCGGTCGCGCGATCGCGGCCGCGCTGACCGAAGCCGGTGCCGGGGTCGTCGGCATCGCACGCACCGCCGCCCTGCTCGACGAGGTTCGCGGTGAACTCGGCGACTCCTTCATCCCGGTGGTCGCCGACGCCGCCGACCCGGCCACGGCCGGCGAGCTGATCGACAAGTACAACCCGCGCACGCTGGTGCTGTGCGCCGGCTCCGCCCCGCGGATGAGCCCGCTGCAGGAGCAGAGCTGGGAAACCTTCAGCGCCAACTGGAATGTTGATGTCGCGCAAGCGTTTCACTGGACCCGCCACGCGCTGGCGCGCCCGTTGGCGCCGGGCAGCGCGGTCATCCTGATGTCCAGCGGCGCCGCGGTCAACGGGTCGCCACTGTCCGGTGGCTATGCGGGGGCGAAGTCGACGGTGCGGTTCATCGCCGGCTATGCGGCGGGGGAGTCGGACCGGGCCGGGCTGGGCATCACCTTCGTCTCGGTACTGCCGCGGCTGACGGCGGCCACCGAGCTGGGCGCGAAGGCCGTTGCGGCCTATGCCGAGCGTCAAGGCGTCGACGTCGACACCTTCGTCGCGTCGACCGGGCCGGCGCTGACCGCCGAACTGGTCGGCTCCTCGGTATCGGCGATCGCCGGCGGCGAACCCGGGCACCACGGCTCGTATCTGCTCACCGCGTCGGGCCTGTCATCTCTGACCTGA